In the genome of Vibrio sp. 16, one region contains:
- a CDS encoding L-lactate permease produces MSETLLALVAFSPIVVAAILLVGLNWPAKRAMPVAFGLTVIIALFGWDMSTTRVLASVFQGLGITVAVLWIVFGAIFLLNTLKHTGAITTIRNGFTNISPDRRVQAIIIAWCFGSFIEGASGFGTPAAIAAPLLVAIGFPALAAVLMGMMIQSTPVSFGAVGTPIIVGVNKGLDTHNISEALLANGSTWDAYLQQITSSVAMIHATVGTLIPVLMAMMLTRFFGKNKSWTEGLDILPFAIFAGLAFTIPYALTGVFLGAEFPSLIGGLVGLSIVVSAAKRGFLVPKTTWDFEKEDKWPAEWLGSLKIDLEDSKSKPMSMVMAWFPYVLLAVVLVASRVSADFKAMLTSVSLSFSNILGETGISTAIQPLYLPGGILVFVALIAVLLQARSAAPLAKAFGESSKTLIGAGFVLVFTIPMVRIFINSGVNGADLASMPVTTANFAAGLVGEAFPALSATVGALGAFIAGSNTVSNMMFSQFQFEVAQTLSISSAVVVALQAVGAAAGNMIAIHNVVAASATVGLLGREGATLRKTVIPTFYYLVLTGVIGLIAIYGLNITDALAK; encoded by the coding sequence ATGAGTGAAACTTTACTTGCCCTAGTGGCCTTCTCACCAATCGTGGTGGCTGCCATATTACTTGTCGGCCTTAATTGGCCAGCCAAACGCGCGATGCCTGTCGCATTTGGATTAACCGTTATCATTGCCCTATTTGGGTGGGACATGTCGACCACACGCGTTTTAGCGTCTGTTTTTCAAGGGCTAGGCATCACTGTCGCGGTCTTATGGATTGTGTTTGGCGCCATCTTCCTACTCAATACGCTTAAACACACCGGCGCAATTACCACCATTCGCAACGGGTTTACTAACATCTCACCTGACCGCCGTGTTCAGGCCATCATCATCGCTTGGTGCTTTGGCTCGTTTATTGAGGGCGCATCAGGTTTTGGTACGCCAGCAGCGATTGCGGCGCCACTGTTAGTCGCGATCGGATTCCCTGCTCTTGCCGCGGTTTTAATGGGTATGATGATTCAATCTACGCCTGTTTCCTTTGGCGCAGTAGGCACCCCTATCATCGTTGGGGTAAACAAAGGTCTTGATACGCACAATATCTCTGAAGCGTTACTCGCGAATGGCTCCACTTGGGACGCCTACTTACAACAAATAACCTCTAGCGTTGCGATGATTCACGCGACCGTAGGTACGCTAATTCCAGTACTAATGGCAATGATGCTGACGCGCTTCTTCGGCAAAAACAAGAGCTGGACAGAAGGTCTAGACATTCTACCGTTTGCTATTTTTGCGGGCTTAGCCTTTACCATTCCATACGCACTAACGGGTGTTTTCCTAGGTGCGGAGTTCCCGTCACTGATTGGCGGTTTGGTTGGACTTTCTATCGTCGTATCTGCGGCAAAACGTGGCTTCTTGGTACCTAAAACAACGTGGGACTTTGAGAAAGAAGACAAGTGGCCAGCAGAATGGTTGGGCTCACTGAAGATTGATCTAGAAGACAGCAAGAGCAAGCCGATGAGCATGGTGATGGCGTGGTTCCCATACGTGCTATTGGCTGTGGTACTGGTAGCGAGCCGCGTCAGCGCCGATTTCAAAGCGATGCTAACCAGCGTAAGCCTATCGTTTAGCAATATTTTGGGCGAAACCGGTATCAGCACTGCCATTCAACCCCTTTACCTGCCAGGTGGCATCCTAGTCTTCGTCGCGCTTATCGCTGTATTGCTTCAAGCACGTAGCGCTGCTCCGCTTGCAAAAGCGTTTGGCGAATCGAGCAAAACCTTGATTGGTGCAGGCTTTGTTTTGGTCTTCACTATTCCTATGGTGCGCATCTTCATCAACTCTGGCGTCAATGGCGCTGACTTAGCCAGTATGCCAGTTACAACCGCCAACTTTGCCGCTGGCCTCGTAGGTGAAGCCTTCCCAGCGTTGAGCGCGACCGTCGGTGCACTAGGCGCTTTCATTGCAGGCTCAAACACGGTGTCTAACATGATGTTTAGCCAGTTCCAATTTGAAGTTGCGCAGACACTCTCTATCTCTAGTGCGGTTGTAGTAGCACTTCAAGCGGTTGGCGCAGCAGCGGGTAACATGATCGCGATTCACAACGTGGTTGCCGCATCAGCAACGGTGGGGCTACTGGGCCGCGAAGGTGCAACGCTACGCAAAACGGTTATCCCAACGTTCTATTACTTAGTCCTGACTGGCGTCATTGGTTTAATTGCCATTTATGGCCTAAACATTACGGACGCACTGGCTAAATAA
- a CDS encoding LysR family transcriptional regulator, with protein MRADDLILFSQVVEMGSFSKVAETNNLTNSVVSKRIARLEEELGVQLLYRTTRKLTLTEAGKALTHGAKNVKQATLEAMDAVSGFGENISGHIKMSVPTISGDLILADAVAEFCNTHPGLSVDMSLDNRFVDLVEGGYDLVIRTGYLEDSSLIARHILDSQWVVCASPAYVARNSKPVKPEDLTQHNCLQYAYQTTGASEWEFKGKEGNYIVRVSGSFSTDNATALRKAALGGHGIAYVPRCLVYHDIRNGQLVDLFPEQVGKRLGIYAVYPFTRQPPNKVKLLIEHIRARYLAISHYF; from the coding sequence ATGCGCGCAGATGACTTAATTCTGTTTTCTCAAGTCGTGGAAATGGGCAGCTTTAGTAAGGTGGCTGAAACAAATAACCTTACAAATTCGGTAGTTAGCAAACGAATAGCACGTTTGGAAGAAGAGTTGGGCGTTCAGTTATTATATCGCACAACGCGTAAATTGACGCTGACCGAGGCGGGCAAAGCGCTGACGCATGGGGCTAAAAATGTGAAGCAAGCCACTTTGGAGGCTATGGATGCGGTTTCAGGTTTTGGTGAAAACATCAGCGGTCACATCAAGATGTCGGTGCCGACCATTTCAGGTGATTTGATTTTAGCCGATGCGGTCGCCGAATTTTGCAACACTCACCCTGGCCTGAGCGTTGATATGTCATTAGATAACCGTTTCGTCGACTTAGTTGAGGGTGGGTATGATCTGGTGATTCGCACAGGGTATTTGGAAGACTCAAGCCTGATCGCTCGACATATTCTCGACTCGCAATGGGTAGTGTGCGCGTCGCCTGCGTATGTGGCACGAAACAGTAAGCCAGTGAAACCTGAAGATTTAACTCAGCATAACTGTTTGCAATACGCTTACCAAACCACAGGGGCGAGTGAATGGGAGTTTAAAGGAAAAGAGGGCAATTACATTGTTCGCGTATCGGGTTCGTTTTCAACAGACAACGCCACCGCACTGAGGAAAGCTGCTTTGGGTGGCCATGGCATTGCTTATGTACCGCGATGCTTGGTGTATCACGACATTCGCAATGGCCAACTGGTGGATCTGTTTCCAGAGCAAGTAGGAAAACGATTAGGCATTTACGCCGTCTATCCGTTTACCCGTCAACCCCCCAATAAAGTGAAACTGCTGATTGAACATATCCGCGCACGCTATTTAGCTATTTCACATTACTTTTAA
- a CDS encoding ABC transporter ATP-binding protein, translating into MSQTPILKVKNLSVSFTTNDGIVDAVKDVNFELFKGETLAIVGESGSGKSVSSNALMQLLPNNSIVHSQSSIVFEGEELLDKSEVAMQSIRGDRIGMIFQEPMTSLNPYMRVGIQVAEAIMCHRPVSRSQAKAKVLELFDLVHLPNIEQAYTKYPHEFSGGQLQRIMIAMALINEPDILIADEPTTALDVTVQAEVLNLIKEIQSKLGMAILFITHDLGVVKHLADRVVVMCKGDVVEEGECQALFANPQHDYTKMLINSIPRGGKDPIEDNAPALLKADDIRVKFLIKSHFIQRKNQYFEAVKGISLELKQGETLGIVGESGSGKSTLGRALIGLLPSSGTIHFKGQDVGQLSEKQRFELKKDVQMVFQDPYGSLSPRMTIGEIITEGLTVHQPTMTKSERMQRARKALEEVRLDPHSINRYPHEFSGGQRQRIAIARALILEPSFILLDEPTSALDRSVQLTVIDLLKDIQKKHNIGFLFISHDLSVVKALSDRVLVMQKGEVMEQGTADEIFHNPKNDYTKKLIAASFDLDESEEAA; encoded by the coding sequence ATGTCACAGACGCCAATACTAAAGGTGAAGAACCTTTCAGTTAGCTTTACCACCAACGATGGCATCGTTGATGCGGTTAAGGATGTGAACTTTGAACTGTTTAAAGGTGAAACACTGGCCATTGTTGGGGAATCCGGCAGCGGTAAATCCGTTTCATCCAATGCACTGATGCAATTATTGCCGAACAATTCGATTGTTCATTCACAATCAAGCATCGTGTTTGAAGGTGAAGAGCTGCTTGATAAATCGGAAGTCGCGATGCAATCCATTCGTGGCGATCGTATCGGTATGATTTTCCAAGAGCCAATGACCTCGCTAAATCCATACATGCGCGTCGGTATCCAAGTAGCCGAAGCGATTATGTGCCATCGCCCTGTCTCCCGCTCTCAAGCAAAGGCGAAGGTTCTTGAGCTATTTGACTTAGTTCACCTGCCAAATATCGAGCAAGCCTACACCAAATACCCTCATGAGTTTTCTGGCGGTCAGCTGCAACGCATCATGATTGCGATGGCGTTGATCAACGAACCAGACATCTTGATCGCCGACGAGCCGACCACCGCTCTCGATGTGACGGTTCAGGCAGAAGTGCTTAATTTGATTAAAGAGATTCAAAGCAAACTCGGCATGGCGATCTTGTTTATCACTCACGACCTCGGTGTCGTAAAACACCTTGCGGATCGTGTGGTGGTGATGTGTAAAGGTGATGTAGTCGAAGAAGGTGAATGCCAAGCGCTATTTGCCAATCCACAGCACGACTACACCAAAATGCTGATCAATTCGATCCCTCGTGGCGGCAAAGACCCAATTGAAGACAACGCACCGGCTCTACTAAAAGCCGACGATATTCGCGTCAAGTTCTTAATTAAGTCGCACTTTATTCAGAGAAAAAACCAGTACTTCGAAGCGGTAAAAGGCATTTCTCTCGAACTTAAGCAGGGTGAAACCTTAGGTATTGTCGGTGAGTCTGGTTCAGGTAAATCCACATTAGGCCGCGCCTTAATTGGCTTACTACCAAGTAGCGGGACAATCCACTTTAAAGGGCAAGATGTCGGTCAATTGAGCGAAAAGCAACGTTTTGAGTTAAAGAAAGATGTGCAGATGGTGTTCCAAGACCCATACGGCTCACTTTCTCCTCGTATGACCATTGGTGAAATCATCACTGAAGGGCTAACCGTCCACCAGCCGACCATGACGAAGTCAGAGCGCATGCAACGTGCCCGTAAAGCGCTGGAAGAAGTACGTTTGGATCCTCACTCCATCAACCGCTACCCTCACGAGTTTTCCGGGGGCCAACGCCAGCGTATTGCGATTGCACGCGCGCTGATTTTGGAGCCTTCTTTCATTCTGCTTGATGAGCCAACGTCTGCATTGGACCGCTCTGTTCAGTTAACGGTGATTGACCTACTCAAAGACATTCAGAAGAAGCACAATATCGGTTTCTTGTTTATCAGCCATGACTTGAGTGTGGTCAAAGCGCTTTCTGATCGCGTGCTCGTGATGCAAAAAGGTGAGGTTATGGAACAGGGAACTGCGGATGAAATCTTCCACAATCCGAAAAACGATTACACCAAAAAGCTGATAGCGGCGTCATTTGACTTGGACGAATCCGAAGAAGCCGCCTAA
- a CDS encoding Lon protease family protein — translation MAIQRLEASQLYHAAELETLPSKSTKELAPIDEIVGQERAQKAVEFAMSIKEKGYNIYAIGQNGLGKRTMILRYLNRHQHDANELFDWCYVANFEDIRTPKVLKLPCGVGSKLKQDIEKLVSKLLNAMPLAFDNELYYSRADRLKNQLATKQEAELTQITKEAKAKGISLTITSQGDYQFVAMNGEELHSEESFDALSKKEQEHFGAAIDDLEVQLRNMVRQLTEWEEAYSEKIKKLNDDVTLDVITHFIKQLKKDYSGYPEIKTYLTELQQDIVDNADIFLEQSAEQGEVATASLDKKLPRRYKVNVLVSRKDSDFPIVVEENPNYHSLFGYVETATFKGTVFTDFSLIRPGSLHKANGGVLLMDAQKVLEQPYVWDGLKRALRARQLSFSSLEKEVTLTGAVSLDPEPIPLDVKIILFGDYRTYQLLQHYDPEFSELFRVTADFEDEMPRCPEAELQYARFISSVVNDNNMLHCDKKAIARIIEHSSRLAGDQTKLSLHSANIANLLRESNYVARQANSNMIRSNHVEEALSNQELRVSRLKDTVMEGFINGTTLLQTEGQAVGQVNALSVLSTSEYMFGAPNRITATTCYGDGDVIDIERSVDLGGSIHSKGVMILSAYLSSVFGKTAKVPLNTTITFEQSYGGVDGDSASMAEFCAVVSAFSKQPNRQDIAITGSMNQFGESQPIGGVNEKIEGFFDVCGIKGRSNEQGVIIPRSNMHNLMLRPDVVKAVEKGEFHIWAIDHVTEAIELFMGKPAGEPSEEGSYPIDTIFGIAQAKLNALRK, via the coding sequence ATGGCGATTCAGCGACTAGAAGCGAGCCAGCTATACCATGCCGCAGAGTTAGAAACCCTGCCAAGCAAATCAACCAAAGAGTTGGCACCCATCGATGAAATTGTAGGTCAAGAACGTGCTCAGAAAGCGGTAGAGTTTGCTATGTCCATTAAGGAAAAGGGCTACAACATCTACGCGATCGGCCAAAATGGTCTTGGCAAACGTACGATGATCTTACGTTATTTAAACCGACACCAACATGATGCGAACGAGCTGTTCGACTGGTGTTACGTGGCGAACTTTGAAGATATTCGAACCCCGAAAGTCTTGAAATTACCTTGCGGCGTGGGTAGCAAGTTAAAGCAAGACATTGAAAAGTTAGTTTCGAAGCTGCTCAACGCGATGCCACTCGCGTTCGACAATGAACTCTACTACAGCCGAGCTGACCGTCTAAAAAACCAGTTGGCGACTAAACAAGAGGCGGAGCTCACGCAAATCACCAAAGAGGCAAAAGCCAAAGGCATCAGTCTGACCATCACCAGCCAAGGTGACTACCAGTTTGTTGCGATGAATGGCGAAGAACTGCACAGCGAAGAATCGTTTGATGCATTAAGCAAAAAAGAGCAAGAGCACTTTGGTGCCGCGATTGACGACCTTGAAGTGCAACTGCGCAACATGGTTCGCCAGTTGACGGAATGGGAAGAAGCCTACAGCGAGAAAATCAAAAAGTTGAATGATGACGTAACACTAGACGTGATCACTCATTTCATTAAGCAGCTCAAAAAAGATTACTCTGGCTATCCAGAAATCAAAACTTACCTGACCGAACTGCAGCAAGATATCGTAGATAACGCCGATATTTTTCTTGAGCAAAGCGCGGAGCAAGGTGAAGTGGCGACCGCTTCTTTGGATAAGAAATTACCGCGCCGATACAAGGTTAACGTCCTTGTAAGCCGTAAAGACAGCGATTTTCCTATTGTTGTAGAAGAGAACCCGAACTATCACTCATTGTTTGGTTACGTAGAAACGGCAACCTTTAAAGGCACCGTGTTTACGGATTTCTCACTGATTCGTCCAGGTAGCTTGCACAAGGCCAATGGCGGTGTGTTACTGATGGATGCTCAGAAGGTACTTGAGCAACCTTACGTTTGGGATGGCTTAAAGCGAGCGTTGCGTGCGCGTCAGTTAAGTTTTTCTTCACTGGAGAAAGAGGTGACGCTAACGGGGGCGGTTTCACTGGATCCTGAACCGATCCCATTGGATGTGAAAATCATCTTGTTTGGTGACTATCGTACTTACCAACTTCTGCAGCACTATGATCCAGAGTTCAGCGAGCTATTTCGGGTGACGGCAGACTTTGAGGATGAAATGCCTCGCTGCCCTGAGGCAGAGCTTCAGTATGCGCGCTTTATTTCAAGTGTCGTCAACGACAACAACATGCTGCATTGTGACAAGAAAGCCATTGCGCGTATCATTGAGCACAGTTCTCGCCTTGCGGGTGATCAGACGAAGCTCTCTTTGCATTCTGCCAACATCGCTAACTTACTGCGTGAATCAAACTACGTCGCTCGGCAAGCCAACTCAAATATGATTCGCTCAAATCACGTCGAAGAAGCATTGTCCAATCAAGAACTGCGAGTCAGCCGTTTAAAAGATACCGTGATGGAAGGGTTCATTAACGGGACAACGCTTTTGCAAACAGAGGGGCAAGCGGTCGGTCAAGTCAATGCGTTGTCGGTGCTCAGTACCAGCGAATACATGTTTGGTGCACCAAACCGAATTACCGCGACGACCTGTTATGGCGACGGTGATGTGATAGACATTGAACGCAGCGTCGATCTGGGTGGCAGTATTCACTCGAAAGGGGTGATGATTTTAAGTGCCTACTTGTCATCGGTGTTTGGTAAAACGGCCAAAGTGCCGCTCAATACCACCATTACGTTTGAGCAGTCTTACGGTGGCGTCGATGGTGATAGCGCGAGCATGGCGGAGTTTTGCGCAGTGGTATCAGCATTCTCCAAACAACCGAATCGCCAAGACATTGCAATTACTGGCTCGATGAACCAGTTTGGCGAGTCTCAACCGATTGGTGGGGTGAATGAGAAGATCGAGGGCTTCTTTGATGTCTGTGGCATTAAAGGTCGCAGCAATGAACAAGGGGTGATCATCCCACGTTCAAACATGCATAACTTGATGCTAAGGCCAGACGTAGTTAAAGCCGTTGAGAAGGGTGAGTTCCACATTTGGGCGATTGACCACGTAACGGAAGCTATTGAGCTCTTTATGGGCAAACCTGCAGGGGAGCCAAGTGAAGAGGGTAGCTACCCAATTGATACGATTTTCGGTATCGCGCAAGCGAAGTTAAATGCATTGCGTAAATAG
- a CDS encoding methionine synthase has protein sequence MKILLPTSTAGSLPKPSWLAQPETLWSPWKLEGDELVSGKQDALNLSLHDQQRAGIDIVSDGEQTRQHFVTTFIEHLDGVDFEQRKTVTIRNRYEASVPSVVGPVSRPKSVFVEDAKYLRQQTDKPIKWALPGPMTMIDTLYDDHYQSREKLAWEFAKILNQEAKELEAAGVDIIQFDEPAFNVFFDDVNDWGIACLERAIEGLKCETAVHICYGYGIKANTDWKKTLGSEWRQYEEVFPKLQQSNIDIISLECHNSRVPVELLELVRGKKVMVGAIDVATNEIETPEEVANTLREALKYVDADKLYPCTNCGMAPLARDVASAKLNALSEGAAIVRKELTE, from the coding sequence ATGAAAATTCTATTACCAACTTCAACCGCGGGCAGTTTGCCAAAACCCTCTTGGCTGGCTCAACCAGAAACGCTTTGGTCTCCTTGGAAGTTGGAAGGCGATGAACTCGTTAGCGGAAAACAAGATGCGCTCAACTTATCACTGCACGATCAACAACGCGCGGGGATCGATATTGTCAGTGACGGTGAGCAGACCCGACAACACTTTGTCACAACCTTTATCGAACACCTCGACGGCGTAGACTTCGAGCAGCGCAAAACTGTGACGATTCGCAATCGCTACGAAGCCAGTGTACCTAGCGTGGTTGGCCCAGTATCAAGACCAAAGTCGGTGTTTGTTGAAGACGCAAAATACTTGCGCCAGCAAACGGATAAACCGATCAAGTGGGCGCTTCCTGGCCCTATGACAATGATCGATACGCTCTACGATGATCACTATCAGAGCCGCGAAAAACTGGCGTGGGAATTTGCAAAAATTCTCAACCAAGAGGCCAAGGAACTAGAGGCCGCTGGCGTTGATATTATCCAGTTTGATGAGCCTGCTTTTAACGTCTTTTTTGATGACGTCAACGACTGGGGCATTGCTTGTCTGGAGCGCGCCATTGAAGGCTTGAAGTGTGAGACCGCGGTTCATATCTGTTATGGATACGGCATTAAAGCCAATACAGATTGGAAGAAAACTCTCGGCTCAGAATGGCGTCAATATGAAGAGGTCTTTCCGAAACTGCAACAGTCCAACATCGACATCATCTCTTTGGAGTGTCACAACTCACGTGTTCCTGTGGAACTGCTTGAGCTAGTGCGCGGTAAGAAGGTAATGGTTGGCGCGATTGATGTCGCAACCAACGAGATTGAAACGCCCGAGGAAGTGGCAAACACACTGCGCGAAGCACTCAAGTATGTAGATGCCGACAAACTCTACCCATGTACCAACTGTGGTATGGCGCCCCTTGCTCGTGACGTTGCCTCGGCAAAACTCAATGCACTCAGCGAAGGCGCCGCCATCGTGCGCAAAGAGTTAACGGAATAG
- a CDS encoding DUF1852 domain-containing protein: MSTDFNFTIKSISLDEHYQPADSTRITTNFANLARGESRQANLRNALKMIDNRFNALAHWDNPNGDRYSVELEIVSVDMDVVEGDESFPSIEVLKTYIVDHKTNERIEGIVGNNFSSYVRDYDFSVLLLDHNKDQPQFTVPDNFGDLHGKLFKYFVDSPTYKQHFNKPPVICLSVSDNKTYFRTENQHPVLGYEYQPNESSLTEQYFQKMGLQVRYFMPPNSVAPFAFYFFGDLLNDYTNLELISTISTMETFQKIYRPEIYNANAVAGKCYKPNLKNSDHSVTQIVYDRVERSQLAVQQGKFAEEHFIKPYQSILENWSANYAL, encoded by the coding sequence ATGAGTACAGATTTCAACTTTACGATTAAAAGCATCAGCCTTGATGAACATTACCAACCAGCAGATAGCACTCGAATCACCACTAATTTCGCCAACTTGGCACGTGGGGAAAGCCGCCAAGCCAACCTTCGTAATGCGTTAAAGATGATCGATAACCGTTTCAATGCCTTAGCACACTGGGACAACCCAAACGGTGACCGTTACTCGGTGGAACTCGAGATTGTCTCTGTCGATATGGACGTGGTTGAAGGCGACGAAAGTTTCCCTTCAATCGAAGTGCTAAAGACATATATCGTCGATCATAAAACCAATGAGCGTATTGAAGGCATCGTAGGAAATAACTTCTCTTCCTACGTTCGTGATTACGATTTTAGTGTTCTTCTTCTCGACCATAATAAAGATCAACCGCAATTCACGGTGCCAGATAATTTCGGCGACCTCCACGGTAAGCTGTTTAAATATTTTGTCGACTCTCCAACTTACAAGCAGCACTTTAATAAACCGCCAGTGATCTGCTTAAGTGTTTCAGACAATAAAACCTATTTCCGCACTGAAAACCAGCATCCAGTGTTGGGTTACGAATATCAACCTAACGAGTCTTCGCTGACGGAACAATATTTCCAAAAAATGGGTCTGCAAGTGCGCTACTTTATGCCACCAAATAGTGTTGCTCCGTTTGCATTCTACTTTTTTGGTGACTTGTTAAATGACTACACGAACTTGGAGTTAATCAGCACCATCAGCACAATGGAAACATTCCAAAAAATCTATCGTCCAGAGATCTACAACGCGAATGCAGTTGCGGGGAAATGTTACAAACCGAATCTGAAAAACTCTGACCACTCTGTGACTCAAATCGTCTACGACCGAGTAGAACGGAGCCAGTTGGCAGTACAACAAGGCAAGTTCGCAGAAGAGCATTTCATCAAACCTTACCAATCGATTCTTGAGAATTGGTCGGCAAACTACGCGTTATAA
- a CDS encoding sulfite exporter TauE/SafE family protein gives MCALLGSGVGFLAGLLGIGGGLVIVPILSVILLHFQVLPAEQVVICAIATSLASILFTSTSSALAHHRNGNVPWELAPWIMTGVALGALVSGFLAALLPEQVVRIVFAVSVVLIALKMLFGGKGDNSTERAMPNKGLLTVLTTLTGGLSAMIGIGGGALLVPLLTFFSVDMKKAIGCASACGIVIALSGSVGYITSGSADFALSDGFAGFVYLPALFGIVCTSWFTAPLGAKATQSLPVAVIKKIFAALLLAMATNMALS, from the coding sequence ATGTGTGCGTTGTTGGGCAGCGGCGTTGGTTTCTTAGCCGGATTACTCGGTATTGGCGGTGGGTTAGTGATTGTGCCGATACTAAGCGTGATTTTGTTGCACTTCCAAGTCTTGCCTGCAGAGCAGGTGGTGATCTGTGCGATCGCTACCTCCCTCGCGTCGATTCTGTTTACTTCCACCTCTTCGGCGCTTGCCCATCATCGAAATGGTAATGTGCCATGGGAATTGGCACCGTGGATTATGACTGGCGTGGCTCTTGGCGCGCTTGTGAGTGGTTTTCTGGCCGCGCTATTGCCCGAGCAGGTGGTGCGCATTGTATTCGCTGTCAGCGTTGTGCTTATCGCCCTTAAAATGTTGTTTGGTGGCAAAGGGGACAACTCGACAGAGCGCGCTATGCCAAATAAGGGCTTACTGACGGTGTTAACCACGTTGACTGGCGGTTTGTCGGCAATGATTGGGATCGGTGGCGGTGCGTTGTTGGTGCCTTTGTTAACCTTTTTCTCTGTCGATATGAAAAAAGCCATAGGCTGCGCATCGGCGTGTGGGATTGTCATCGCGCTGAGCGGTTCTGTTGGCTATATCACCTCGGGCAGTGCTGACTTTGCCCTTAGCGATGGGTTTGCGGGCTTTGTCTACTTGCCAGCACTGTTTGGCATCGTTTGTACCTCTTGGTTTACCGCGCCGCTTGGGGCGAAAGCAACACAATCCTTACCCGTTGCGGTTATTAAAAAAATCTTCGCGGCACTCTTACTCGCGATGGCAACCAACATGGCGCTTAGCTAA
- a CDS encoding 3'-5' exonuclease — MIKRIMTPPSIDWPMKFKRKLESVQHPELREYYQAGVVDAQTPLDEVTFLAMDFETTGLDSEQDDIITIGTVPFTLNRVLINQAKHWTVRPRKQLEEDSVIIHGITHSDVLDAPDLSEVFAEILAQMHGRIMVVHYQRIEREFFNRALLTRINEGIEFPVVDTMQLETLVQQKSNGGLLNRLKGRKPASVRLSASRSRYGLPQYTPHHALTDAVATAELLQAQIAYHYERKTPINHIWL, encoded by the coding sequence ATGATCAAACGAATTATGACGCCGCCGAGTATAGACTGGCCAATGAAGTTCAAACGCAAACTGGAATCAGTTCAGCATCCCGAACTGCGCGAATACTATCAAGCCGGTGTGGTTGACGCGCAAACGCCTCTCGACGAGGTGACTTTTTTGGCAATGGATTTTGAAACCACAGGGCTCGATTCTGAGCAAGATGACATCATCACCATTGGTACGGTCCCTTTCACGCTCAACCGAGTGTTGATTAACCAAGCCAAACACTGGACGGTGCGTCCTCGGAAACAACTTGAAGAAGACTCAGTGATCATCCACGGTATCACCCATTCGGATGTCTTGGATGCGCCGGACTTAAGTGAAGTGTTTGCTGAGATATTGGCGCAAATGCATGGGCGAATTATGGTCGTCCATTATCAGCGTATAGAGAGAGAGTTTTTTAACCGAGCGCTACTTACCCGTATCAATGAAGGGATCGAATTTCCCGTCGTTGACACCATGCAGCTTGAAACCTTAGTCCAACAAAAATCCAACGGTGGGCTTTTAAATCGATTAAAGGGGCGCAAACCGGCTTCAGTTAGACTTAGTGCGAGCCGCTCTCGCTACGGTTTACCGCAATACACCCCACACCATGCGCTCACCGATGCCGTAGCCACCGCCGAGCTATTACAGGCACAAATCGCTTATCACTACGAGCGTAAAACGCCAATAAACCATATTTGGCTTTAA